One window of the Salvia splendens isolate huo1 chromosome 1, SspV2, whole genome shotgun sequence genome contains the following:
- the LOC121755918 gene encoding protein PALE CRESS, chloroplastic-like: MEAKFLQLLTCSSLNNSWPLSTFPTHSCFNRSFSPRLSVASSIAQRCRKIEEQDYIPGLPKEYYDDEWQARQREKTKEFHKRRQEEDEEEERKVDEYRQIGLRLKNYRDEDLRKAKKLVSSFIRSAEEVEERIVEAAEKGELTELVLLVIWNRLDLARRDEEKDAIRSLDLLYRRVETEILVREATPAMRLLNEMLNMYDGFNHDGWLKACKKLMIETFPREDPFSILVPAGFDLDKHHGPMRPNIEADDVLLRVDFVREVDVFLQEVRSEHQKAMTSQALDPESVASRLKWQEKQRAVDQVLALLELAVNLTW, from the exons ATGGAGGCAAAATTTTTGCAGCTCCTAACATGCTCAAGCTTGAATAATTCATGGCCGCTATCAACATTTCCCACACACTCTTGTTTCAATCGCAGCTTCTCTCCTCGATTATCCGTTGCTAGCTCAATTGCACAGAGATGCAGGAAGATAGAAGAGCAAGATTACATACCTGGCCTCCCTAAAGAGTACTACGATGAT GAATGGCAAGCTAGGCAGAGGGAAAAGACGAAGGAGTTTCACAAGAGGCGGCAAGAGgaggacgaggaagaagagagaaaagttGATGAGTATCGTCAAATCGGATTGCGCCTCAAAAATTATCGCGATGAAGATCTGAGAAAAGCTAAGAAATTGGTCTCCAGCTTCATTAGATCTGCTGAAGAGGTCGAAGAg AGAATTGTGGAAGCTGCTGAGAAAGGCGAACTCACTGAACTGGTTCTTTTGGTGATATGGAATCGCCTTGATCTTGCTCGACGTGAT GAAGAAAAGGATGCCATTAGAAGTCTTGATCTCTTGTACAGGAGGGTTGAG ACTGAGATCTTGGTGCGGGAGGCCACTCCAGCGATGAGATTGTTGAACGAGATGTTGAATATGTACGATGGATTCAATCACGACGGGTGGCTCAAGGCGTGCAAGAAGCTCATGATCGAAACCTTTCCCAGAGAGGATCCTTTCAGCATCCTCGTACCTGCTGGATTCGACCTTGATAAG CATCACGGGCCAATGAGGCCAAACATTGAGGCTGACGATGTTCTTCTAAGGGTCGATTTTGTGAGAGAGGTCGATGTGTTCCTCCAGGAGGTGCGGTCCGAGCACCAAAAAGCCATGACTTCACAAGCTCTGGACCCGGAATCAGTTGCAAGCAGGTTGAAATGGCAGGAGAAACAACGGGCCGTTGATCAAGTGTTGGCTCTCTTAGAGCTGGCCGTTAATTTGACGTGGTAG
- the LOC121755938 gene encoding mediator of RNA polymerase II transcription subunit 33A-like, which produces MAAEDEEAAKQRLWDGVLELTKSAQERATDPLMWAMQLSASLTTAGVSMPSVELAELLVSHICWSNNHPIAWKFLEKALTIRIVPPMLVLALLSTRVIPSRRRYPVAYRLYMELLKRYAFSLLSLINGPNYQKIMESINDVLQFYQIFRVQSSEPGILIVIFVFSIVWELLDASLDDEGLLEFTAEKKSRWPVRSQDMDIDHLDNFDGKRMERQEALSKINTIMAVEMLGEFFRDKTTSRILYLARRNMPAHWECFIDHLRLLAAKSGSLRNSKNISPEALLQLTSAARQVLSRECKTNSQKQLHAVTAISPMSSASQCHASVRSALWLPIDLYLEDTMDGLQVRATSAVETLAGLVKGLQALNETTWQEAFLGLWTAALRLVQRERNSSEGPVPRLDTCLCMLLSIAILSVVNIIEEDGNELNSEAEQCSVSQRKNMEQVGKRRQDLISSLQRLDDFEGLLTAPPPVTSLANQAAAKAMLFLSGMSVGSGHLSGMSLNDVPLNFSGNLRHLIVESFIARNVLDTSAYMWPGYVKGRCSQIPRNISGQVPGWSSFMKGSPLTPPMVSALVSTPATSLAELERLYEIAVSGTDDEKISAATIFCGASLTRGWSIQEHTGLLITRLLSPALPTDFSGSESHLIGYAPFVNVILVGVSSVDCIQIFSSHGLVPQLAAALMPICEFFGSYAPTMSWSLSTGEEISSHVVFSNAFTLLLKLWRFDQPPLEHVMGDVTPVGSHLTPEYLLLVHNSQLASYENSPKNQNKTNRPSRFSPKGPVFIDSFPKLKRWYRKHQECIVSILSGLVPGNPVHEIVEALLNMMFRKINRGQPLASTTSGSSASSASGSDDHSLRLKLPAWDILEAVPFALDAALTACAHGRLSPRELTTGFKDLADFLPASLATIVSYLSAEVTRGLWKPAFMNGTDWPSPAANLAMVEQQIHKILAATGVNVPDLSDGGSSMLTLPLPLAALVSLTITYKLDRGSERLLNMVGPALSSLGISCPWPCMPIISSLWAQKVKRWSDFLVFSASQTVFHHNRDAIVQLLRVCFAAALGSNSSSVASKGGVGALLGHGFGSNFSGGLSAVAPGILYLRVHRAVRNIMLMIEEIVSLLMHTVKDIVNSGLPLEKTEKLKKTKFNTKYGQVSLSAAMSQVKLAASLGASLVWLTGGLSSVQALFKEILPSWFISLHGSDPNGQDSGGGMGAMLAGYALAYFTVYSGIFAWGADSVSVASKRRPKVLQKHLEFVASALDGKISLGCNKATWRAYVTGYLSLMVSCTPAWMLEVDVEVLKRVSKGLKQWNEEELALALLGISGFGTMGAAAEMIVETGI; this is translated from the exons ATGGCGGCGGAGGACGAGGAGGCGGCGAAGCAGCGCCTCTGGGACGGCGTGCTGGAGCTGACCAAGTCCGCGCAGGAGAGGGCCACCGATCCCCTCATGTGGGCCATGCAGCTCTCCGCTAGCCTCACCACCGCCGGAGTCTCCATGCCCTCCGTCGAGCTCGCGGAGCTTCTCGTTTCTCACATTTGCTGGTCGAATAACCACCCGATTGCCTGGAAATTCCTCGAGAAAGCGCTGACTATTCGCATCGTTCCGCCCATGCTCGTTCTCGCACTTCTTTCCACTAG GGTAATACCAAGTCGAAGGAGGTACCCGGTGGCATACAGATTGTATATGGAGCTTCTTAAGAGATATGCATTCTCATTGCTGTCGCTTATCAATGGTCCTAACTATCAGAA GATAATGGAATCTATCAATGATGTTCTCCAGTTTTACCAAATATTTCGTGTTCAATCCTCCGAACCCGGGATTCTCATTGTTATATTTGTGTTCTCTATTGTATGGGAGCTACTTGATGCTTCACTTGATGATGAAGGTCTGTTAGAATTCACTGCTGAAAAGAAATCAAGGTGGCCAGTTAGGAGTCAAGACATGGACATTGACCATCTTGATAATTTTGATGGGAAAAGAATGGAACGCCAGGAAGCATTGAGTAAGATAAATACTATTATGGCCGTTGAAATGCTTGGGGAGTTTTTTCGTGATAAAACAACTTCTAGGATTCTCTATTTGGCCCGTCGAAACAT GCCAGCGCATTGGGAATGCTTCATCGATCATTTAAGACTGCTGGCTGCAAAGTCTGGTTCTCTAAGAAACTCGAAAAATATATCCCCAGAGGCACTCTTGCAGTTGACATCTGCTGCCCGCCAAGTTCTGTCGCGTGAATGCAAAACAAACTCACAGAAACAACTTCATGCAGTGACAGCTATTTCTCCTATGTCGTCTGCCAGCCAGTGTCATGCTAGTGTTCGTTCTGCACTTTGGCTTCCCATAGATCTTTATTTAGAAGATACAATGGATGGATTACAAGTCAGAGCTACCAGTGCTGTTGAAACTCTTGCTG GTTTGGTGAAGGGTCTGCAGGCTTTAAATGAAACCACTTGGCAAGAGGCGTTTCTTGGTTTGTGGACTGCAGCTTTACGTCTTGTCCAGAGG GAGAGGAATTCAAGTGAGGGTCCTGTTCCTCGTCTTGATACTTGTTTGTGCATGTTATTGTCCATTGCCATACTTTCAGTTGTTAATATTATTGAAGAGGACGGAAATGAGTTGAACAGTGAAGCTGAGCAATGCTCCGTCAGTCAGAGAAAAAATATGGAACAGGTGGGAAAGCGCCGACAAGACTTAATTTCAAGCCTTCAGCGGTTGGATGACTTTGAAGGGTTGTTGACTGCACCACCACCTGTTACTTCTTTGGCCAATCAAGCTGCTGCAAAAGCAATGTTGTTCCTTTCAGGCATGTCTGTTGGCAGTGGCCACCTTAGTGGCATGAGCTTGAATGACGTACCCTTGAACTTTT CTGGTAATCTCAGGCATCTTATTGTTGAATCTTTCATTGCTAGAAATGTGTTGGACACATCAGCATATATGTGGCCTGGATATGTAAAAGGTCGCTGCAGCCAAATTCCTCGAAACATTTCCGGTCAAGTGCCTGGATGGTCATCTTTCATGAAAGGGTCACCTTTAACTCCTCCAATGGTCAGTGCATTGGTGTCAACTCCAGCAACTAG CTTAGCGGAGTTGGAGCGGTTGTATGAGATTGCTGTCAGTGGCACAGATGATGAGAAGATTTCCGCTGCTACAATATTCTGTGGGGCTTCTCTTACTCGTGGTTGGAGCATACAG GAACATACAGGCCTTCTAATCACAAGATTGCTCTCGCCTGCTCTCCCTACAGATTTTTCTGGAAGTGAAAGCCATTTGATAGGTTATGCTCCATTTGTGAATGTTATTCTTGTTGGAGTATCATCTGTTGATTGCATTCAGATTTTTTCCTCGCATGGCTTG GTTCCTCAACTTGCTGCTGCCTTGATGCCAATTTGTGAGTTCTTTGGTTCCTATGCACCCACTATGTCCTGGAGTCTTAGCACAGGCGAGGAAATTTCCTCTCATGTTGTATTTTCAAATGCATTTACTCTGCTGCTGAAGTTGTGGAGATTTGATCAGCCGCCTCTGGAACATGTAATGGGGGACGTTACACCAGTAGGATCTCATTTAACTCCGGAATACCTCCTATTGGTGCATAATTCCCAGTTAGCTTCATATGAGAATTCaccaaaaaatcaaaataaaacaaataggCCATCGAGATTTTCTCCGAAAGGACCTGTATTCATTGATTCTTTTCCAAAATTGAAGCGCTGGTACAGAAAACACCAGGAATGTATTGTTTCTATTCTTTCTGGTCTAGTACCAGGAAATCCTGTCCATGAGATTGTGGAGGCTCTCCTAAACATGATGTTCCGAAAAATTAACAGAGGTCAACCCCTGGCTTCAACAACTTCTGGAAGCAGCGCCTCATCTGCATCTGGGTCTGATGATCACTCTCTCCGTCTTAAGCTACCTGCTTGGGATATTCTAGAGGCTGTTCCTTTTGCCCTGGATGCTGCCCTTACAGCCTGTGCCCACGGGAGACTATCACCTCGTGAATTGACCACCG GTTTCAAAGATCTTGCTGACTTTCTCCCTGCATCTTTGGCCACTATTGTAAGTTACTTGTCAGCAGAAGTGACTCGGGGTCTTTGGAAGCCTGCTTTTATGAATGGAACCGACTGGCCAAGCCCTGCTGCAAATTTAGCCATGGTTGAACAGCAAATACATAAAATATTGGCTGCAACTGGTGTCAATGTCCCAGATCTTTCTGACG GGGGAAGCTCTATGCTCACACTTCCATTACCCTTGGCAGCTCTGGTGAGCCTCACAATAACATACAAACTCGACAGGGGTTCTGAGCGTCTTCTAAATATGGTCGGTCCAGCCTTAAGTAGTCTTGGCATAAGTTGTCCATGGCCATGTATGCCAATAATATCTTCTTTATGGGCTCAAAAAGTAAAACGGTGGAGCGACTTTCTTGTTTTCTCCGCATCCCAAACTGTGTTCCACCACAATCGTGATGCCATAGTTCAACTCCTCAGGGTCTGCTTTGCTGCAGCCCTTGGTTCAAACTCTTCCTCCGTTGCAAGCAAGGGTGGCGTGGGTGCTCTTCTGGGCCACGGCTTCGGTTCCAACTTCTCTGGAGGCCTTTCTGCGGTAGCCCCCGGAATACTCTACTTGAGAGTTCACCGAGCTGTCAGAAACATCATGCTCATGATCGAAGAAATCGTCTCTCTCCTAATGCACACTGTTAAAGATATCGTGAACAGCGGGTTACCCCTGGAGAAAACGGAGAAGCTGAAGAAGACAAAGTTCAACACAAAGTACGGCCAGGTTTCCCTCTCTGCTGCAATGAGTCAGGTGAAGCTCGCAGCCTCACTCGGGGCTTCCTTAGTCTGGCTCACCGGTGGATTGAGCTCGGTGCAGGCGCTATTCAAAGAGATACTCCCGTCGTGGTTCATATCCCTCCACGGATCTGACCCCAACGGACAGGATTCAGGAGGAGGTATGGGCGCGATGCTGGCTGGGTATGCTCTCGCCTACTTCACCGTATACTCTGGGATATTCGCGTGGGGGGCGGACTCAGTGTCGGTTGCGTCCAAACGACGACCCAAGGTTCTCCAGAAGCACTTGGAGTTTGTCGCGAGCGCCCTCGATGGGAAGATATCGCTCGGGTGCAACAAGGCCACGTGGAGGGCGTACGTAACGGGGTATCTGAGTTTGATGGTGAGCTGTACGCCCGCGTGGATGCTCGAAGTCGACGTGGAGGTTCTGAAGAGGGTGAGCAAGGGGCTGAAGCAGTGGAATGAGGAGGAACTGGCGTTGGCTCTTCTTGGGATAAGTGGGTTTGGTACAATGGGTGCTGCTGCAGAAATGATAGTAGAAACAGGAATATGA